In the Numida meleagris isolate 19003 breed g44 Domestic line chromosome 5, NumMel1.0, whole genome shotgun sequence genome, one interval contains:
- the TMEM169 gene encoding transmembrane protein 169, whose translation MPSEVLESGSGLEDTVQKESKSGSHSPCHGSLRRAVATTVTFDGEATMDRRKKKKKESRPESVIVYRSENENKVEEEQADEEGGERSSEEGSKFLGQSMTDGVWNMPSDSRYVTLTGTITRGKKKGQMVDIHVTLTDKELQELAKSKEPPKESVPEKKKCDVGLDRGPHIVLWTIICLPIVFVVSFVVSFYYGTITWYNIFLVYNEERTFWHKITFCPFLIIFYPIIIMVLSFSLGLYSAVSQVSWSFGDWWHAVRDMEKGFCGWLCSKLGLEDCSPYSIVELLDSDNISGSLSGKSSAQGVDTSAV comes from the exons ATGCCAAGTGAGGTGCTTGAGAGTGGCAGTGGGCTGGAGGACACAGTGCAAAAAGAGAGCAAATCTGGAAGTCACAGCCCTTGCCATGGATCTTTGAGGAGGGCTGTGGCAACCACTGTCACCTTCGATGGAGAAGCCACTATGGACcggaggaaaaagaagaagaaagagtcCCGTCCTGAGTCAGTAATAGTATATAGGTCAGAGAATGAGAATAAAGTGGAAGAGGAGCAAGCAGATGAagaaggaggggaaaggagCTCTGAAGAAGGCTCCAAGTTCTTGGGTCAGTCCATGACTGATG GTGTCTGGAACATGCCTTCAGACAGCCGATATGTCACGTTGACTGGAACAATCAccagaggaaagaagaagggTCAGATGGTGGACATCCATGTCACGCTAACAGACAAAGAGCTGCAGGAACTGGCTAAGTCAAAGGAACCTCCTAAAGAAAGTGtacctgagaagaaaaaatgtgatgttGGGTTGGACAGAGGACCTCACATTGTCCTCTGGACCATCATCTGCCTCCCCATCGTTTTTGTAGTATCCTTCGTGGTTTCATTCTACTATGGAACCATTACATGGTACAACATTTTCTTGGTGTACAATGAAGAGAGGACCTTCTGGCACAAAATCACCTTTTGCCCCTTTTTGATCATCTTCTACCCAATTATAATCATGGTTCTGTCTTTTTCCCTAGGCCTGTACTCAGCTGTGAGCCAGGTATCATGGTCCTTTGGGGACTGGTGGCATGCTGTCAGGGATATGGAGAAGGGCTTCTGTGGCTGGCTCTGCAGCAAGCTAGGTTTGGAAGATTGTTCTCCGTACAGCATTGTTGAGCTGCTAGATTCTGACAATATCTCAGGTAGTCTCTCTGGCAAGAGCTCTGCACAAGGGGTTGATACTTCAGCAGTCTGA
- the PECR gene encoding peroxisomal trans-2-enoyl-CoA reductase isoform X2 gives MEPGGGLCCREAAGCSVVIASRKFDRLKAAAEELNNTFSSMSPAKVTPIQCNIRKEEEVEALVKTTLSLHGKIDFLVNNGGGQFTSPSEAIRAKGWNAVIDTNLTGTFYCCKAVYNAWMQEHGGVIVNITAAVRNGFPGMSHSGAARAAVDNLTKTLALEWAHSGVRINSVAPGIVFSETAVANYGEQGIIMWLKSIPKVPAKRSAVPEEISPAVCFLLSPAASYITGITMVIDGGQSLYSSSLEIPDHNRWPSPPEGRNSEMLKKLLSGELKPKL, from the exons ATGGAGCCTGGCGGAGGGCTTTGttgcagggaggcagcag GTTGCAGTGTTGTTATTGCTTCTCGTAAATTTGACCGATtaaaagctgctgcagaagaactgaataatacattttcttcaatgAGTCCTGCCAAAGTGACTCCTATACAGTGCAATATCCGTAAAGAAGAGGAG GTAGAAGCTTTGGTGAAGACTACGCTGAGTCTGCATGGGAAGATTGACTTCCTGGTGAATAATGGAGGGGGCCAGTTCACAAGCCCTTCTGAAGCCATCCGTGCAAAAGGCTGGAATGCTGTGATAGACACAAATCTGACAGGGACTTTCTATTGCTGCAAAGCAG TGTACAATGCCTGGATGCAAGAACATGGAGGAGTCATTGTCAACATTACTGCTGCTGTGAGAAATGGGTTTCCTGGAATGTC GCACTCAGGAGCTGCGAGAGCTGCAGTGGATAACCTAACCAAGACTTTAGCTTTAGAATGGGCCCACAGTGGAGTGCGAATCAACAGCGTTGCTCCT gGAAtagtattttcagaaactgctgTTGCCAACTATGGAGAACAGGGTATAATTATGTGGTTAAAAAGCATACCAAAGGTTCCTGCCAAGAGATCAGCAGTTCCTGAGGAG ATTTCTCCTGCAGTGTGTTTCCTGCTATCTCCAGCTGCTTCTTACATAACTGGGATAACCATGGTTATAGATGGTGGCCAAAGTTTATATAGCAGTAGCTTAGAAATACCAG atCACAACAGATGGCCCTCACCACCAGAAGGAAGGAATTCTGAAATGCTTAAAAAGCTTCTTTCTGGCGAATTGAAGCCAAAGCTGTAG
- the PECR gene encoding peroxisomal trans-2-enoyl-CoA reductase isoform X1, which produces MAARRGLLAAGLFSGRVAIVTGGGTGIGKAIAADLLALGCSVVIASRKFDRLKAAAEELNNTFSSMSPAKVTPIQCNIRKEEEVEALVKTTLSLHGKIDFLVNNGGGQFTSPSEAIRAKGWNAVIDTNLTGTFYCCKAVYNAWMQEHGGVIVNITAAVRNGFPGMSHSGAARAAVDNLTKTLALEWAHSGVRINSVAPGIVFSETAVANYGEQGIIMWLKSIPKVPAKRSAVPEEISPAVCFLLSPAASYITGITMVIDGGQSLYSSSLEIPDHNRWPSPPEGRNSEMLKKLLSGELKPKL; this is translated from the exons AtggcggcgcggcgggggcTGCTGGCGGCGGGGCTGTTCAGCGGGCGGGTGGCCATCGTCACCGGCGGCGGCACCGGCATCGGCAAGGCCATCGCCGCCGATTTGCTGGCGTTAG GTTGCAGTGTTGTTATTGCTTCTCGTAAATTTGACCGATtaaaagctgctgcagaagaactgaataatacattttcttcaatgAGTCCTGCCAAAGTGACTCCTATACAGTGCAATATCCGTAAAGAAGAGGAG GTAGAAGCTTTGGTGAAGACTACGCTGAGTCTGCATGGGAAGATTGACTTCCTGGTGAATAATGGAGGGGGCCAGTTCACAAGCCCTTCTGAAGCCATCCGTGCAAAAGGCTGGAATGCTGTGATAGACACAAATCTGACAGGGACTTTCTATTGCTGCAAAGCAG TGTACAATGCCTGGATGCAAGAACATGGAGGAGTCATTGTCAACATTACTGCTGCTGTGAGAAATGGGTTTCCTGGAATGTC GCACTCAGGAGCTGCGAGAGCTGCAGTGGATAACCTAACCAAGACTTTAGCTTTAGAATGGGCCCACAGTGGAGTGCGAATCAACAGCGTTGCTCCT gGAAtagtattttcagaaactgctgTTGCCAACTATGGAGAACAGGGTATAATTATGTGGTTAAAAAGCATACCAAAGGTTCCTGCCAAGAGATCAGCAGTTCCTGAGGAG ATTTCTCCTGCAGTGTGTTTCCTGCTATCTCCAGCTGCTTCTTACATAACTGGGATAACCATGGTTATAGATGGTGGCCAAAGTTTATATAGCAGTAGCTTAGAAATACCAG atCACAACAGATGGCCCTCACCACCAGAAGGAAGGAATTCTGAAATGCTTAAAAAGCTTCTTTCTGGCGAATTGAAGCCAAAGCTGTAG